The Pseudomonas orientalis genome contains a region encoding:
- a CDS encoding DMT family transporter, which produces MAGLITSVMFLIVCLSWGTTWLGIKIAVESVPPLTSAGLRFLIAFPLFLCFALVRREPILFPRESRWFFVFVTLSYFSVPYYLLNYGEMHVSSGLTALLFSCMPVFILIFSALFLRERIYLSQVVGIGIGFGSLYMIIKSQGLHLDHAEFFGVLAILAAAIMHALCYVITKQKGSAISVITYNTLPIGIAGLMLFVAGLWFENPTFDAITLRSWSALFYLGLVASVGGFIVYFMLLKRLSPIILSFVFIIFPVFAVIIGAWYEGVEISRDLMLYSAILLAGFAITKLPIEKLLAKKN; this is translated from the coding sequence CTGGCCGGGTTGATCACCAGCGTGATGTTCCTGATCGTGTGCCTGAGCTGGGGCACCACCTGGCTGGGCATCAAGATTGCGGTGGAAAGCGTGCCGCCACTGACGTCAGCAGGCCTGCGCTTCCTGATCGCCTTCCCGTTGTTCCTGTGTTTTGCCCTGGTACGCCGTGAGCCGATTCTGTTCCCACGCGAAAGCCGCTGGTTCTTCGTCTTCGTGACCCTGTCCTACTTCAGCGTTCCCTACTACCTGCTCAATTACGGCGAGATGCACGTCTCGTCCGGCCTGACTGCCCTGCTGTTCAGCTGCATGCCGGTGTTCATCCTGATCTTCTCCGCGCTGTTCCTGCGTGAGCGCATCTACCTGTCCCAGGTGGTCGGCATCGGCATCGGTTTCGGCAGCCTCTACATGATTATCAAGAGCCAGGGCCTGCACTTGGACCATGCCGAATTCTTCGGCGTGCTGGCGATTCTGGCCGCCGCGATCATGCACGCGTTGTGCTACGTGATTACCAAGCAAAAAGGCAGCGCCATCAGTGTCATCACCTACAACACCCTGCCCATCGGCATTGCCGGGCTGATGCTGTTCGTGGCCGGCCTGTGGTTTGAAAACCCGACCTTCGACGCCATCACCCTGCGCTCCTGGAGCGCGCTGTTCTACCTTGGGCTGGTCGCTTCGGTGGGTGGTTTCATTGTGTATTTCATGCTGCTCAAGCGCCTGAGCCCGATCATCCTGTCCTTCGTGTTCATCATCTTCCCCGTGTTCGCGGTGATCATCGGCGCCTGGTACGAAGGCGTGGAGATTTCCCGTGACCTGATGCTGTACTCGGCGATCCTGCTGGCCGGCTTTGCGATCACCAAGCTGCCCATCGAAAAACTGCTGGCGAAGAAAAATTGA
- the moeB gene encoding molybdopterin-synthase adenylyltransferase MoeB yields the protein MEVLRPQALEQIYAHASRSYPEECCGFIFADGSVYLGSNIQNELHHRNPQMYPRSAANGYTFSVADTLLLNKAFRSDNPVVVIYHSHPDVGAYFSDEDQDKALFLGEPIYPVSYLVVDVRQGQALGSKLFAWDGKQFALQPFNDLHTELSMNAVSFPDILVRVAKLPESTLEGAGSTLREVIENLCDSHPQLRPHLFHEKNNQLKEHFLFTAEEELIDADDSLPAKARIEVLLATSGGIDVDTLSNEEVQRYVRHITLPGVGREGQLNLKKARVLIIGTGGLGSPISLYLAAAGIGTLGLVDFDVVESSNLQRQIVHGNSTLGMPKVESAKRRLQDLNPHIQINTHNTALTADNALELVGAYDLVIDGTDNFDTRYLINDACVQLGKPLVYGAIYRFDGQISVLNHKGGPCYRCLFPSAPPAELAPNCSAGGVIGVLPGVVGMIQATEAIKLLIGIGEPLSGRLMRFDALAMKFSEIRFKRRPDCPCCSDRRHSETAMPAACADAVPSQPSLAEERYIKPRVLKQVIDNPRSADVLLDVRDASELEVCKLPGVVHIPLAELDEQLDSLSRDNTHYLICYAGTRAEQAASTLLAAGFANTKVLQGGMKHWVRDVEPDMPLY from the coding sequence ATGGAAGTCCTCCGCCCCCAGGCCCTGGAACAGATCTACGCCCACGCAAGCCGCAGCTATCCCGAGGAGTGCTGCGGTTTCATCTTTGCCGACGGCAGTGTGTACCTGGGCAGCAATATCCAGAACGAGTTACACCACAGGAATCCGCAGATGTACCCGCGCAGTGCGGCCAACGGCTACACCTTTTCGGTCGCCGATACACTGCTGCTGAACAAGGCGTTTCGCAGCGACAACCCGGTAGTGGTGATCTACCACTCGCACCCGGATGTCGGTGCCTATTTCAGTGATGAGGACCAGGACAAGGCGCTGTTCCTGGGCGAGCCGATCTACCCCGTCAGCTACCTGGTGGTGGATGTTCGCCAGGGCCAGGCACTGGGGTCCAAGCTGTTTGCCTGGGATGGCAAACAGTTCGCCCTTCAACCTTTCAACGACCTGCACACGGAGTTGTCCATGAACGCTGTCTCTTTCCCCGACATTCTGGTTCGCGTGGCAAAGCTGCCGGAATCGACCCTCGAGGGCGCCGGATCGACATTGCGCGAAGTCATTGAAAACCTCTGCGACAGTCACCCACAGTTGCGCCCGCATCTGTTTCACGAGAAGAACAACCAGCTCAAGGAACACTTCCTGTTCACCGCCGAGGAGGAGCTGATCGACGCTGACGACAGCTTGCCAGCAAAGGCCCGGATCGAAGTACTGCTCGCCACCTCCGGCGGCATCGACGTCGACACCCTGAGCAATGAGGAAGTGCAACGCTACGTCCGCCATATCACCCTGCCCGGCGTCGGCCGTGAAGGTCAGTTGAACCTTAAAAAAGCCAGGGTGCTGATCATCGGCACCGGCGGCCTGGGCTCACCCATCAGCCTGTACCTGGCGGCGGCCGGCATCGGCACCCTGGGTCTGGTGGACTTCGACGTGGTGGAAAGCAGCAACCTGCAACGTCAGATCGTGCATGGCAACAGCACCCTGGGCATGCCCAAGGTCGAGTCCGCCAAACGACGCTTGCAGGATCTGAACCCCCACATCCAGATCAACACACACAATACCGCGCTCACTGCCGACAACGCCCTGGAACTGGTGGGCGCCTATGACCTGGTGATCGACGGCACGGATAATTTCGATACCCGCTACCTGATCAATGACGCGTGCGTGCAGTTGGGCAAGCCCCTGGTATACGGCGCCATCTATCGCTTCGACGGACAAATCAGCGTGCTCAACCATAAAGGCGGGCCGTGCTACCGCTGCCTGTTCCCCAGCGCTCCGCCCGCAGAGCTGGCGCCCAATTGCAGCGCCGGTGGGGTCATCGGCGTGTTGCCGGGGGTGGTCGGCATGATCCAGGCGACCGAGGCGATCAAATTGCTCATCGGCATTGGCGAACCCCTATCCGGCCGCTTGATGCGCTTCGATGCGCTGGCCATGAAATTCAGCGAGATTCGCTTCAAGCGCCGCCCCGACTGCCCGTGCTGCTCCGACCGGCGCCACAGCGAGACCGCCATGCCAGCGGCGTGCGCGGATGCCGTGCCGAGCCAACCGTCCCTGGCCGAAGAACGCTACATCAAGCCCCGCGTGCTCAAGCAAGTGATCGACAACCCCCGCAGCGCCGACGTGTTGCTCGACGTGCGCGACGCCAGCGAACTGGAAGTGTGCAAATTGCCGGGCGTGGTGCACATCCCCCTGGCCGAGCTGGATGAGCAGCTCGACAGCCTGAGCCGCGACAACACCCACTACCTGATCTGCTATGCCGGCACGCGTGCCGAGCAGGCCGCCAGCACCTTGCTGGCGGCAGGCTTCGCCAACACCAAAGTCCTGCAGGGCGGCATGAAACATTGGGTGCGCGACGTCGAACCCGACATGCCGCTGTACTGA
- a CDS encoding PLP-dependent cysteine synthase family protein gives MLHNSILDVIGQTPIVRLAQFSEDLGIEVYAKLESLNPGGSHKARIALGMILDAERRGVLMRDCGQTIIEPSGGNTGIGLVMAGNVLGYKVVLVIPDNYSPEKQKLLRLYGARVVLSDSRLGNNSHGEKCMELLLENPSYVMLNQQRNGANPQTHRDTTAPEILRAFGERRVDYFVSGIGTGGHITGIGETLKAAWPALRIMGVEPEECDLLKDRHAPHAIQGLSIGLIPSILNLDVLDGMLKVSHGACLEMIKRIMRTDAISLGLSSAANMVAIAQLAPELPPETVVLTMVYDNADSYLPSFE, from the coding sequence ATGCTGCATAACTCCATTCTCGACGTGATCGGCCAAACCCCGATCGTGCGGCTGGCGCAGTTTTCCGAAGACCTCGGCATCGAGGTCTACGCCAAGCTGGAATCCCTCAACCCGGGCGGCAGCCACAAGGCGCGCATCGCCCTGGGCATGATCCTCGACGCCGAGCGCCGGGGCGTGCTGATGCGCGACTGCGGACAAACCATCATTGAACCCAGCGGCGGCAATACCGGCATCGGCCTGGTGATGGCGGGCAATGTGCTCGGCTACAAAGTGGTGCTGGTGATCCCGGACAACTACAGCCCCGAAAAACAGAAGCTGCTGCGCTTGTATGGCGCCAGGGTGGTGCTCTCGGACAGCCGCCTGGGCAACAATTCCCACGGCGAAAAGTGCATGGAACTGCTGTTGGAAAACCCCAGTTACGTGATGCTCAACCAGCAGCGCAACGGTGCCAACCCGCAAACCCATCGCGACACCACCGCGCCGGAAATCCTCCGCGCCTTCGGCGAACGGCGGGTGGACTACTTCGTCAGCGGCATCGGCACCGGCGGGCATATCACCGGTATCGGCGAAACCCTCAAGGCCGCCTGGCCGGCACTGCGCATCATGGGCGTGGAGCCGGAGGAGTGCGACTTGCTCAAGGACCGGCACGCCCCGCACGCCATCCAGGGCCTGTCGATTGGCCTGATCCCGAGCATTCTCAACCTCGACGTACTGGACGGCATGCTCAAGGTGTCGCATGGGGCGTGCCTGGAGATGATCAAACGCATCATGCGCACCGACGCCATCAGCCTGGGGCTGTCCTCGGCCGCCAACATGGTCGCCATCGCCCAACTCGCCCCGGAACTGCCGCCCGAAACGGTGGTGCTGACCATGGTCTACGACAATGCCGACAGCTACCTGCCCAGTTTCGAATAG
- a CDS encoding serine O-acetyltransferase: MGGFIDMQQLHDELLTHLIQTLTPGQMKQLEPHLAPLVQNAAQAVAEDLIAYAYRDPASRGRGELILESYASFKAVLFYRLAHLVWHFPEPAHGVFTRIALKLSNQGKILSGAEIHPAARIGRRFVLDHGYGTVIGETCEIGHDCYILCGVTLGARGIANNPDGKRHPRLGNHVEVGAGARVLGYVQIGDNVFISPACVITQDVPAGTKVKVVNQIQLQKNDESEHSNYLGAFALDERLHVVGEVDAGHKVTVLDADFHPLPGLMLEPTVKERHHLQFRLHRQGVGEQLPRLPLNLKVCGPAFEITLLSPPGLSAMVRHLLQASPLIVGG; this comes from the coding sequence ATGGGAGGCTTTATCGACATGCAACAGCTGCACGATGAGTTGCTGACCCACCTCATCCAGACCCTGACGCCTGGGCAGATGAAGCAGCTGGAACCGCACCTGGCGCCGCTGGTCCAGAACGCCGCCCAGGCGGTAGCCGAAGACCTGATCGCCTACGCCTATCGCGACCCGGCGTCGCGCGGACGCGGTGAGCTGATCCTGGAATCCTATGCCTCGTTCAAGGCGGTGTTGTTCTACCGGCTTGCGCACCTGGTGTGGCATTTTCCGGAGCCCGCCCACGGCGTATTCACCCGCATTGCGCTCAAGCTCAGCAACCAGGGCAAGATCCTGTCCGGGGCCGAGATTCACCCGGCTGCGCGCATCGGCCGGCGCTTTGTGCTGGACCATGGCTACGGCACGGTCATCGGTGAAACCTGCGAGATCGGTCACGACTGCTACATCCTCTGCGGCGTGACCCTGGGCGCCCGCGGTATTGCCAACAACCCGGACGGCAAGCGCCATCCACGCCTGGGCAACCATGTCGAGGTCGGCGCCGGGGCGCGGGTGCTGGGCTACGTGCAGATCGGTGACAACGTGTTTATCAGCCCGGCCTGCGTCATTACCCAGGACGTGCCGGCGGGCACCAAGGTCAAAGTGGTCAACCAGATCCAGTTGCAGAAAAACGATGAATCGGAGCACAGCAACTACCTCGGTGCGTTCGCCCTGGATGAGCGCCTGCACGTGGTCGGCGAGGTCGACGCGGGGCACAAGGTCACGGTGCTGGACGCCGACTTTCATCCGCTGCCGGGGCTGATGCTCGAACCCACGGTGAAGGAGCGTCATCACCTGCAATTTCGCCTGCACCGCCAGGGCGTCGGCGAACAACTGCCACGCCTGCCGCTGAACCTGAAAGTCTGCGGACCGGCGTTCGAAATCACCCTGCTCTCTCCCCCTGGCTTGAGTGCGATGGTGCGTCACCTGTTGCAAGCCAGCCCATTGATCGTTGGAGGTTGA
- a CDS encoding alanyl-tRNA editing protein, with protein MSVHTMETLTLFDSAPYQNAFNARVLAVGEHGVALEHTLFYPTGGGQPGDTGHLTLADGTRVEVTGTVRDPVLRSIIWHQVDHCPAQLIAGAQVDAGLDWERRYQHMKMHTCLHLLCSIIDAPVTGCSISADKGRLDFDLPEMTLDKDSITRDLNALIEQAHPVQTLSMAATEYATLLQITRTQAVAPPVIQGSVRVIEIPGIDIQPCGGTHVLNTEEIGRVFCEKMEKKSKHNRRVILRFEG; from the coding sequence ATGTCCGTGCACACCATGGAAACCCTGACGCTGTTCGACAGCGCGCCCTATCAAAACGCCTTCAACGCCAGGGTGCTTGCCGTCGGCGAGCACGGCGTCGCGCTGGAGCACACCTTGTTCTACCCCACCGGCGGTGGGCAACCGGGCGACACCGGGCACCTCACCCTGGCCGACGGCACGCGCGTGGAAGTCACCGGCACGGTGCGCGATCCGGTGCTGCGCTCGATCATCTGGCATCAGGTGGACCATTGCCCGGCGCAACTGATTGCCGGCGCCCAGGTAGACGCCGGCCTGGACTGGGAGCGGCGCTACCAGCACATGAAGATGCACACTTGCCTGCACTTGCTGTGTTCCATCATCGACGCGCCCGTCACCGGTTGCAGCATCAGCGCGGACAAGGGCCGCCTGGATTTCGACCTGCCGGAAATGACCCTGGACAAAGACAGCATCACCCGCGACCTCAACGCACTGATCGAGCAGGCGCACCCGGTGCAAACTCTGTCGATGGCCGCCACTGAGTACGCCACCCTGCTGCAGATCACCCGCACCCAGGCCGTTGCGCCGCCGGTCATCCAGGGTTCGGTGCGGGTGATTGAAATTCCCGGCATTGATATCCAGCCATGCGGCGGCACCCACGTGCTCAATACCGAGGAAATCGGTCGGGTGTTCTGCGAGAAAATGGAAAAGAAGAGCAAGCATAACCGCAGGGTGATTTTGCGGTTTGAAGGCTGA
- the prpD gene encoding 2-methylcitrate dehydratase: MSANVDQNNRPDYDQVLQDIADYVLTYRIESETALDTARNCLMDTLGCGLLALRFPECTKHLGPLVEGTVVPFGARVPGTSLRLDPVKAAWDIGCIVRWLDYNDTWLAAEWGHPSDNLGGILAVADHLSQKRVANGDAPLSVRTVLEAMIMAHEIQGVIALENAFNRVGLDHVLLVKVASTAVTAKLMGANREQLLAALSHAFVDGQALRTYRHAPNAGSRKSWAAGDASSRGVRLADIAMRGEMGIPGVLSAPQWGFYDVLFSHTNKDLALKPEEQRRFSLSQPYGTYVMENVLFKISFPAEFHAQTACEAAVILHPQVKQRLHEVERIVITTHESAIRIISKVGPLANAADRDHCLQYMTAVPLAFGDLVAEQYEDPFHAAHPIIDELRGKMVIVEDPRYSREYLEADKRSIANAVQVFFTDGTCTEQVAVEYPIGHRRRRVDGIPLLEAKFKASLATRFPAQRSAEIFALCKDQARLEATPVNRFMDLFMI, from the coding sequence ATGAGCGCCAACGTCGACCAGAACAACCGCCCCGACTACGACCAGGTCTTGCAGGACATTGCCGACTATGTCCTCACTTACCGGATCGAGTCCGAAACCGCCCTGGACACCGCACGCAACTGCCTGATGGACACCCTCGGCTGCGGCCTGCTGGCGTTGCGCTTTCCCGAGTGCACCAAGCACCTGGGGCCGCTCGTCGAAGGCACCGTGGTGCCGTTCGGCGCACGGGTGCCGGGCACTTCGTTGCGGCTGGACCCGGTCAAGGCCGCCTGGGACATCGGCTGCATCGTGCGCTGGCTCGACTACAACGACACTTGGCTTGCGGCTGAGTGGGGCCATCCTTCGGACAATCTGGGCGGCATCCTTGCGGTGGCTGATCATTTGTCGCAGAAACGCGTGGCCAATGGCGACGCGCCGCTGAGCGTACGCACGGTGCTGGAAGCGATGATCATGGCCCACGAGATCCAAGGCGTGATTGCCCTGGAAAACGCCTTCAACCGCGTCGGCCTCGACCATGTGCTGCTGGTCAAAGTCGCCTCGACGGCAGTCACCGCCAAGCTGATGGGCGCCAACCGTGAACAACTGCTCGCTGCCTTGTCCCATGCGTTTGTCGACGGGCAGGCGTTGCGTACGTACCGCCATGCGCCCAATGCCGGTTCGCGCAAGTCCTGGGCGGCGGGCGATGCGTCGAGCCGCGGGGTGCGTCTGGCGGATATCGCGATGCGTGGCGAGATGGGCATCCCCGGTGTACTGAGCGCGCCGCAGTGGGGCTTCTACGACGTTTTGTTCAGCCACACCAACAAGGACCTGGCCCTCAAGCCGGAAGAACAGCGCAGGTTCAGCCTGTCCCAGCCCTACGGCACCTACGTGATGGAAAACGTGCTGTTCAAGATCAGCTTTCCCGCTGAATTCCACGCGCAGACTGCCTGCGAAGCGGCGGTCATCCTGCATCCGCAGGTCAAGCAGCGCCTGCATGAAGTCGAACGTATCGTGATCACCACCCATGAGTCGGCCATTCGTATCATTTCCAAGGTTGGCCCATTGGCCAACGCCGCGGACCGTGACCATTGCCTGCAATACATGACCGCCGTGCCCCTGGCCTTCGGTGACCTGGTGGCCGAACAGTATGAAGACCCCTTCCATGCCGCCCATCCGATCATCGATGAGCTGCGCGGGAAAATGGTCATCGTTGAAGACCCGCGTTACAGCCGCGAATACTTGGAGGCCGACAAGCGCTCCATCGCCAACGCGGTGCAGGTGTTCTTCACCGACGGCACCTGCACCGAGCAGGTGGCGGTGGAGTATCCGATTGGCCATCGCCGTCGTCGGGTGGATGGGATTCCTCTGCTGGAAGCCAAGTTCAAAGCCAGTCTGGCGACGCGCTTCCCCGCGCAGCGCAGCGCCGAGATTTTTGCCCTGTGCAAGGACCAGGCACGGCTTGAGGCTACCCCAGTCAACCGTTTCATGGACCTGTTCATGATCTAG
- the prpF gene encoding 2-methylaconitate cis-trans isomerase PrpF, with amino-acid sequence MAHAAQIKIPATYMRGGTSKGVFFSLEDLPPSAQVPGPARDALLLRVIGSPDPYDKQIDGMGGATSSTSKSVILSRSTRAGHDVDYLFGQVSIDKPFVDWSGNCGNLSAAVGSFAISAGLVDPGRVPHNGVAVVRIWQANIGKTIIAHVPITDGAVQETGDFELDGVTFPAAEVQLEFIDPAAEEEGGGGSMFPTGNLVDELEVPGVGTFKATLINAGIPTIFINAQDLGYTGTELQGAINGDPQALAMFETVRAYGALRMGLIKHLDEAAQRQHTPKVAFVAKPADYVASSGKAIKAGDVDLLVRALSMGKLHHAMMGTAAVAIGTAAAISGTLVNQAAGGVERNAVRFGHPSGTLRVGAEATQVNGEWVVKKAIMSRSARVLMEGFVRVPGDAF; translated from the coding sequence ATGGCACACGCAGCGCAAATCAAGATCCCCGCCACCTATATGCGTGGCGGCACCAGCAAGGGGGTTTTCTTCAGCCTTGAGGACCTGCCGCCATCGGCCCAGGTGCCGGGTCCTGCCCGTGACGCCTTGTTGTTGCGGGTGATCGGCAGCCCCGACCCCTATGACAAGCAGATCGACGGCATGGGCGGCGCCACGTCCAGCACCAGCAAAAGCGTGATCCTGTCCAGGAGCACCCGTGCCGGGCACGACGTGGACTACCTGTTTGGCCAAGTCTCCATCGACAAGCCATTTGTCGACTGGAGTGGCAACTGCGGCAACCTGTCGGCGGCGGTCGGTTCGTTCGCCATCAGCGCCGGCCTGGTCGACCCGGGCCGCGTGCCCCACAACGGCGTGGCCGTGGTGCGCATATGGCAGGCCAATATCGGCAAGACCATCATTGCCCACGTGCCCATCACCGACGGTGCGGTGCAGGAAACCGGTGATTTCGAACTCGACGGCGTGACCTTTCCCGCCGCCGAAGTGCAGCTGGAATTCATCGACCCGGCGGCGGAAGAAGAGGGCGGTGGCGGCTCGATGTTCCCCACCGGCAACCTGGTTGACGAACTGGAAGTGCCGGGTGTCGGCACCTTCAAGGCCACCCTGATCAATGCCGGCATCCCGACGATTTTCATCAATGCCCAAGACCTGGGCTACACCGGCACCGAGTTGCAAGGCGCGATCAACGGCGACCCGCAGGCCCTGGCGATGTTCGAGACCGTGCGCGCCTATGGCGCGTTGCGCATGGGCCTGATCAAACACCTGGACGAAGCGGCCCAGCGCCAGCACACGCCGAAGGTTGCGTTCGTGGCCAAGCCTGCCGATTACGTGGCCTCCAGCGGCAAGGCGATCAAGGCTGGCGATGTGGACCTGCTGGTGCGGGCCCTATCCATGGGCAAGTTGCACCACGCCATGATGGGCACGGCGGCGGTGGCGATCGGCACGGCGGCGGCGATTTCCGGCACCCTGGTCAACCAGGCGGCAGGTGGCGTGGAGCGCAACGCCGTGCGCTTCGGCCATCCGTCGGGCACCTTGCGCGTCGGTGCCGAGGCGACGCAAGTCAACGGTGAGTGGGTGGTGAAGAAAGCCATCATGAGCCGCAGTGCGCGGGTGTTGATGGAAGGTTTCGTTCGCGTCCCCGGCGACGCTTTCTAA